A region of Algiphilus sp. DNA encodes the following proteins:
- the soxR gene encoding redox-sensitive transcriptional activator SoxR produces MALAHPDDRHKPLTVSQVARRSGVAVSAVHFYEAKGLIHGWRTEGNQRRYHRGVLRRIAIIKVAQRTGMPLDAIRQALDTLPSRRAPTAEDWQRLSLNWRAELDQRIEKLAQLRDQLDDCIGCGCLSIETCPLRNPADTLGDRGPGPQILEPGPARSDDSA; encoded by the coding sequence ATGGCGCTCGCGCATCCCGACGACAGGCACAAGCCGCTGACCGTCAGCCAGGTCGCCCGGCGCAGCGGCGTGGCGGTGTCGGCCGTGCACTTCTACGAGGCCAAGGGCCTCATCCACGGCTGGCGTACCGAGGGCAACCAGCGGCGCTATCACCGCGGCGTGCTGCGGCGCATCGCCATCATCAAGGTGGCGCAGCGCACCGGCATGCCGCTGGACGCCATCCGCCAGGCGCTGGATACGCTGCCGAGCCGGCGGGCGCCAACCGCCGAGGATTGGCAGCGCCTGTCCCTGAACTGGCGCGCCGAGCTCGATCAGCGCATCGAGAAGCTCGCTCAGCTGCGCGACCAGCTGGATGACTGCATCGGCTGCGGCTGCCTGTCCATCGAGACCTGCCCGCTGCGCAACCCCGCCGACACGCTCGGTGATCGCGGACCCGGGCCGCAGATCCTGGAGCCGGGCCCGGCGCGCAGCGACGATTCCGCCTAG
- a CDS encoding NnrU family protein, with protein sequence MLLILGLVLWAVTHLFVAMAPGARAGIIARIGEGPYKGLFSLVLVLALVLIVLGWRAMPPEALYNPPVALRHLTMLLVPIAVVLFISSRAPTDIKQIIRHPQLTGVKLWAVAHLLANGEVRSVILFGGLLAWAVLEVIFINRRDGARRKPPRVGWPKTLVSALIGLAIAALLIVVHPWIAGRPVLMMG encoded by the coding sequence ATGCTGCTGATTCTCGGGCTGGTCCTGTGGGCCGTCACGCACCTCTTCGTGGCGATGGCGCCGGGAGCGCGCGCGGGCATCATCGCGCGCATCGGCGAGGGTCCCTACAAGGGTCTGTTCTCGCTGGTGCTCGTGCTGGCGCTGGTGCTGATCGTGCTCGGCTGGCGTGCCATGCCGCCGGAAGCGCTGTACAACCCGCCGGTGGCGCTGCGCCATCTGACCATGCTGCTGGTGCCGATCGCGGTGGTGCTGTTCATCAGCTCGCGCGCGCCCACCGACATCAAGCAGATCATCCGGCATCCGCAGCTCACCGGCGTCAAGCTGTGGGCGGTGGCGCATCTGCTGGCCAACGGCGAGGTGCGCTCGGTGATCCTCTTCGGCGGCCTGCTCGCCTGGGCCGTGCTGGAGGTCATCTTCATCAATCGCCGTGACGGTGCCCGTCGGAAGCCCCCGCGCGTGGGCTGGCCGAAGACCCTCGTGAGCGCGCTGATCGGACTCGCCATTGCGGCGCTGCTCATCGTCGTGCACCCGTGGATCGCCGGGCGGCCGGTCCTGATGATGGGCTAG
- a CDS encoding DUF2252 family protein has protein sequence MEIKQLTQQNRRHWICTAIAEANADLDGEARQRKYSAMAESPYRFFRGTSHLFWADLYKDWRFTFYGGTAGTQTWIQGDAHVYNFGAFANHDGEVIYGLDDFDDAIVSDYQYDLWRLGISLVLDARENGHHDEATIEKALRRMAKRYLKVATAFDPERADEAVHFTADTAPAPLAGFLEKVGSRKTRAKMLGKWTRERKNGRRAFDFDNPKLKRLSPQQRKAFTAAFEAYRQTLQDPVADARAPGFFAVKDIARRVRAGTGSLGTPRYYVLIEGAGGGEHDDIILDVKRQDGPAAYGAMSAEERATYHGVFAHEGQRHALGFHALAEHPDRYLGWLALDDGVYSVRERSPFKKDFPSDSLDGGKRFVKMAGIWGEVLATEHRRAGRVLNADAPFTFERSLQDATDGDAAGFKRLFTAISRHYADCVTSDYERFLTTLA, from the coding sequence ATGGAGATCAAGCAGCTCACCCAGCAGAACCGCCGCCACTGGATCTGCACGGCCATCGCCGAGGCCAACGCCGATCTTGACGGCGAGGCGCGGCAGCGCAAGTACAGCGCCATGGCGGAGAGCCCGTACCGCTTCTTCCGCGGCACCAGCCACCTGTTCTGGGCGGATCTGTACAAGGACTGGCGCTTCACCTTCTACGGCGGCACCGCCGGCACGCAGACCTGGATCCAGGGCGATGCGCACGTCTACAACTTCGGTGCCTTCGCCAACCACGACGGTGAAGTGATCTACGGGCTGGACGACTTCGACGACGCCATCGTCAGCGACTACCAGTACGACCTCTGGCGCCTCGGCATCAGCCTGGTGCTGGACGCACGCGAGAACGGCCATCACGACGAGGCCACCATCGAGAAGGCGCTGCGCCGCATGGCGAAGCGCTACCTGAAGGTGGCCACCGCCTTCGATCCCGAGCGCGCCGACGAGGCGGTGCACTTCACGGCCGACACCGCGCCGGCGCCGCTCGCCGGCTTTCTCGAGAAGGTGGGCAGCCGGAAGACGCGCGCGAAGATGCTCGGCAAGTGGACGCGCGAGCGGAAGAACGGACGGCGCGCCTTCGACTTCGACAATCCCAAGCTCAAGCGCCTGTCGCCGCAGCAGCGCAAGGCCTTCACCGCCGCCTTCGAGGCGTATCGGCAGACTCTGCAGGACCCGGTGGCCGACGCCCGCGCCCCCGGCTTCTTCGCCGTCAAGGACATCGCGCGCCGCGTGCGTGCCGGTACCGGCTCGCTGGGCACGCCGCGCTACTACGTGCTGATCGAGGGTGCAGGGGGCGGCGAGCATGACGACATCATCCTCGACGTCAAGCGCCAGGACGGCCCGGCCGCCTACGGCGCCATGAGCGCCGAGGAGCGCGCGACCTATCACGGCGTCTTCGCGCACGAAGGCCAGCGTCATGCGCTCGGCTTCCACGCGCTGGCCGAGCATCCCGACCGCTACCTCGGCTGGCTGGCGCTCGACGATGGCGTCTACTCGGTGCGCGAGCGCTCGCCGTTCAAGAAGGACTTTCCGTCGGACTCCCTGGACGGCGGCAAGCGCTTCGTCAAGATGGCGGGCATCTGGGGCGAAGTGCTGGCGACCGAGCACAGGCGCGCCGGCCGGGTGCTCAACGCCGATGCGCCCTTCACCTTCGAGCGCAGCCTGCAGGACGCCACCGACGGCGACGCAGCCGGCTTCAAGCGGCTGTTCACGGCCATCTCGCGCCACTACGCCGACTGCGTCACCAGCGACTACGAGCGCTTCCTGACCACGCTCGCGTGA